The genomic interval AGCTTCAAGGACTCGACTTCGAAACCGGTCAGCATCCAGGTGGTAAGCGGAAGCCCACCGGACCAGAAAGTAGCCGCCAGCCGGGACAGCTTTATCGAGTTGTCGGCAGACAAGGCGGAGGTCTATGTGCAGGAACAGTTGACCATGACTATCCGCCTGTTCTTCAGCGGCAACCTGGTGCGCGGCGAATTGTCGGAACCGGAACACCCGGATGCAATCATCGAGCCGCTGGGCAAACAGCGGGAATACTCCCGCTACCGCGATGGTGTACGTTACCGGGTGGTGGAACGCCGCTATGCGCTGTTTCCGCAACAACCGGGCGAACTGACCCTGCCTCCGATCGAATTTGAAGGACAGGCCCGCGATGCCAGCGGCAAACTGATTTTCCTGCGCGACAGCGAGCAACTCTACCCCGTTCCGGTGAACGATGTCCCTGCCGGCTACACCGGTGATACCTGGCTGCCCGCCAGCGGCCTGACCCTGGAAGAGACCGGGCTGCCCGAATCCCTGCAGGTGGAAACCGGCGAAAACCTGACCCGCAACATCACTCTGCGGGCGGCCGGACTACCGGCCGAAGCTTTGCCACCGCTACCGGAACTTGCTCCGGAGGGCCTGCGCAGCTACCCCGAGGCACCGGAACGGAAAACCGACATAACACCGGCCGGGCTGGCCTCGAGCCTGAGCCAGACCCGTGCGCTGGTACCAGTGCAATCCGGCCCGCTGACCCTACCCGAAATGCGGATCACCTGGTGGGATACCACCACCGACAGCGAGCAGGTCGCCGTCATTCCGGCTAAAACTTTGCAGGTGGGCGGTGCTACGGCGCAGGTTAATAACTCAACAGCACCTTCGGACACTGATAACGACACGGGCGCCCCAGACACATCGGAGTCCGGAACTTCCCGCAATGATGGTTCCGGTTGGCAATGGCTGAGTCTGGCTCTGGCGGTACTCTGGCTGGCCACTCTGGTGTTGTGGTGGCGAGCCAGAAACACGAGCAACGGGCGCAATTCAGAGCCGGTGGAGCCGGACCGTGACGAAAGCGCCCTATTCGAGCAACTGATTCAAAGCGCCCGCAAAGGATCGGCCTCAACCCCGGCGCTGCTCGTGCAGTGGGCGAATCAACGCTTTGCCGGGAAAAACTTCAAGACCGCGTCGGACGTTATGGTGGGGTTGAATAACGCCACCCTGAGCGCCGAACTGCGACGCCTGCAGGCGCGGCTGTTCGCGCCGGGCGGTGATACTGCCGAGAATTGGGACGGCCGTGCCCTGGCGAAGGCACTGCAACAGGTGCGTGAGCAGCGCAAGTCGGAAGAGCCCCAGGGTTCCGAACTGCCGCCCCTGTACCCCGACAGCCTGTCGGCGTAAGTGTGGCGGAGCCGGTTATCCGGGGCGCCTTTTAGAGAGACTCTCTAGAGAGTCCACCCGCTACTGAGTGAGCTGCTGATCGATCACCAACTCGACCGGTTGGCCCTCCTCTTCACTGACCACGACCGGTACTTCCAGGCTACCCTGCCAGTCTCCAGGCTGGGCGATGGCGTTTCCTGAGCGGCTCAGCCGGGCCGTCACCATGACCGCCTCCGCGCTGGAGATTTTCGCCTCCGGCGACATCGACTTGGTGTCATCCAACCTTACTTCGGCTGGCAGCGCATCGGCGGTCAGGCGCGTGATCGCCAGGGGCGGGCCCCCGGCGCCACCTTGACCACGGGCGAACACAAACAGCACGGTGTCCGCCGGAACCTGATCCCGAAACGCTTCGGACAAGCTCACCCGGACGGTCACACCTGGGCCCTCGGCCTCAGCAGTCTCGAAACTGGGTGGCGTTTCACCCAGACGGCCGTAAGCTTCCTGAATACCACCCTGAATCGAAGCCAGTTGGGGATGATCCGGCGCCACCGCGACAATGCGTTCCCAGTACTTGATCGCTTCCCGGTAGTTTTCCTGGCTGAAGGCGTGAATGCCCAGCAGGCCCAAGGCGTTCACCTCGTCGGGATTCACGTCGCGGGCCGCTTCAATGGCCGCCCTCACCTCAGCGGTCAAAGCCCCCCGGCTGTCGAAAAACTGAGCCTGTGCTGCCAGGCCAAGCGCAACCGCGCGGGCGTTTTCATTGGGCGCGTATTCCGACAGACGGCGGAAGGCCGAGGCCGCAGCCGGATACCGCTCCAGGCGCATGTAGCTCTGTCCCAGCATGGCCCAGCCATCGGGGTTGTCAGGGCTGGCTTCGAGCTTTTCCCGCAGCTGTTCGGCCAATTCGGCCATCTGGTTCTGGCGAGCGCTGTCAGTCTGCCCCATGGCCTGCATGGTAATAAGCTGTTCCACGTCGTCCATGGCACCCCACTCCTGATACAGGAAATAGGTCGCGACCGGCACCAGCAGAATGGCCACCAGGCCCACCGCGATGGCGCTTTTTCGGCCACTCAGAGCGGGCCCCATCACCGTCTCATCCGGGACATCGTCGAGCATGGCGCCGGCAAGCTCTTCTTTCAGCTGCCGGTAGTTGTCGTCGTCCAGCACTCCCGCCTCGTACTCGGCGTCCAGTTCCTTCATCCGGCTGCGGTAGGCCATCAGGTTCTGGTTTCTGAAGTCAGCGCGTTCTCTCGCCGCTGAGCTGTGAAAAAGCACCGGATACAATACAAACGCAAGAGCCAGAATAATGAGTACCGTTGCGGCAATCCAGAAGGTTTCAGTCATGGAGATATCGTCACAGGTTCAGTCATGAGTGCAGCGCAGAGGAAGCGATCAGGCTCGATTGTCCTGATCGTCTTCTGCAAGAATCTTGGCCACGCGAGCCTTCTCTTCGGCGGTCAGTTCCGGTGTCTCGTCGGTCTGGCGACGGGAGCGCACGATGACACCGATCACCACCAGCAACCCGCCAAGAACAGCAATGGCCGGGGTTGCCCAAAGCAGGATGGTGCGTTTCTCTACCTGGGGCCGGTACAGAATGAATTCGCCAAAGCGGTTTACCAGGGCATCGACAATTTCGTCATTGCTCTCGCCCGCGCGCATCCGGCGGTATACCTCGGCGCGCATGTCTTTGGAGATGGGCGAGTTGGAGTCGGCAATGTTCTGGTTCTGACATTTCGGGCAACGCAGTTCCGCGATCAGGTCCTGAAACCGCTGCTCTTGCTGTGTGGTCTCAAAGTTATAGACATCCGCCACCTGCGCGCTGGCCATGGGGGCCAGCAACAGCAGTACGGCAACAAGGGCGAAGCGGACCATCAGCCATTCTCCCGGATATCGTTGATCACCGGCAGCAGGGTTTCCTGCCAGATCTTCTCGTTGACCACGCCAACGTGGCGATAGCGCACCACACCCTGCTCATCTATTACGAAGGTCTCCGGCGCGCCGTAGACGCCCAGATCAAACCCCAGGGTACCCCGGGGATCGTAGATTGATGTGCTGTAGGGATTGCCGAGCCGGTCCAGCCAAACCAACGCATCGTCCCGGTTGTCCTTGTAGTTCAGGCCAACGATGGAGACACCTTGTTCCTCGGCCAGCCACATCAGGTCGTCGTGCTCGTCGCGACAGGCCGGACACCAGGTGCCCCACACGTTCAGCAGCTGTACCTTGCCCTTAAACAGGGTCTCGTTGAGCTGGGTCTCCGGAGTGTTCAGATCCTCCAGATTGAACGCTGGCACAGGCTTGCCGATCAGCGCCGATTCCAGTTTGGTGGGATCTTTACCAATGCCTGCGAACAGCACCACGCCCAAGACCACGGCAATCAGCAACGGCAGAAACAATAAAAAGCGCTTCATGATACTGCTCCGGCGGATTCGGTGGCGTTGCCGGAAGGGACACCGGCGTTGCTTTTCTGGGCCGAGCGTTCACGCACCCGGTAGCGACGATCGGAAATGGCCAGAAAACCACCAGCCGCCATGAAGATGGCACCCAGCCACAGCCAGCGCACCAGGGGCTTGTACTGCAGCCGAATAGCCCAGGCGTTGTCGGAAATCCGCTCGCCAACGGCCACGAAGATGTCGCGGAACAGGCCAGCATCGATATCGGCTTCGGTCATTACACTCATGCCCACGGAGTACTGACGCTTCTCCGGATGCAGGTCAGCAATCTTCTCGCCGTCCACCAGCACATCGAAGCTGCCGTACTGGGCGGTGAAGTTGGCACCCTGGCGCTCACCGATGTCCCGGAACACAAACTGGTAATCACCCACCGTGGCCACATCACCCGGCACCATGCGAACGTCCCGCTCGATGCCGTAGTTGGATACAACGGTGGCGCCGGCCATGGTGATGGCCAGGCCCAGATGACCAAGAACCATGCCGTAGTAGCTGCGCGACTGGCGCTTCAGGCCGTGCAGCCGGCCTTTGCGTGATGCGGATTTTTCCCACAAGTCCCAGAAGGTCGCCACGGCCACCCACACGGACGTAAACACTCCGGCACAAGCCCAAGGCGTAAAGCCACCATAGCCAACCAGAACCGCCGCAGTGACCACCAGGCTTATAGCCAGCGGCCACAGCAACTTGCGCCCAAGCCAGCCGCCGTCAGTCTTTTTCCAGCGGGAGAAGATACCAGCGCCCATCAGCAACCCGGTTGCAACCGCCAGTGGACTAAAGGTGATATTGAAGAAGGGCTCACCAATGGACAGCTTGCCCATCTCCAGATAATCAAGCACCAACGGATACAGGGTGCCGACGGCCACCAACAGTGTGGCGGACACCAACATCACGTTGTTAAGCAACAGGAAGATTTCCCGGGACATTGACCCGTACCTGGCACGGACATGCACCACCGGTGCCCGGAATGCGTACAGGGTCAGGCTGGCAATCACCGTCACCGCCAGCAACGCCAGCAGGAACACACCGCGCTCGGGATCGGAGGCGAAGGCATGCACCGAGGTGAGCACACCAGAACGCACCAGGAAGGTTCCCAGCAGGCTGAGTGCGAAGGTGACAATAGCCAGCAGAACGGTCCAGCTCTTGAAGACACCGCGCTTTTCGGTCACCGCCAGGGAATGCATCAGTGCGGTGCCCGACAACCAGGGCAGCAGCGAGGCATTCTCGACCGGGTCCCAGAACCACCAGCCGCCCCAGCCCAGCTCGTAATAAGCCCACCAGCTTCCGAGTGCAATGCCGATGGAAAGGAATGACCAAGCCACAGTGGTCCAGGGCCGTGACCATCGGGCCCAGGCGGCATCGAGCCGACCATTAATCAGCGCGGCAATAGCAAATGCAAAGGCCACAGCGAAGCCGACGTACCCCATATACAACATGGGCGGGTGCACGATCAGGCCGAAATCCTGCAGCAGCGGATTCAGGTCAGAGCCGTCTGCGGGCACATTGGGCAGCAGACGATCAAAGGGATTGGAGGTGATCAGGATAAACAGCAGGAAGCCAACGGTGACCATGCCGAGGATGGACAGCACCTGGGACACCACCACAGAAGGCAAGCGTCGACTGAACACCGCCACCGCCAAGGTCCAGCCCGCCAGCATCAGAATCCACAGCAGCAGCGAGCCTTCGTGGCCACCCCAAACAGCGCTGAATTTGAAGTACCAGGGCAACAGGCTATTACTGTTGTTCGCCACGTAGGCCACGGAAAAGTCATCGGTAAGAAAGGCGTGGGTCAGCACCGCGAACGCCAGGGCGACGAAGACGAACATGCCCGAGGCTAGCGGGCGAGCAAACGCCTGCAGGTTATCCCGTCCAGCGATCGATCCCACCAGGGGAACCACAGAAAGGAGCACTGCCAGCAACAGCGAGAGAATTAGTGCGAGCTGTCCGAGTTCCGGATACATCAAAGCCCTCTGGCCCTATGGCCGTTTGTAGTTAAAAAATCAGTACGTGGGTGCGTTGCTGGAGCCTTCAGCGTCTTTGGCTCCATATTCGGCTCCATATTCGGCGCCGTATTCCGCCCGCTCCTTGGCAGATTTCGCCAACGCATCCGCCACCTCAGGTGGCATGTAATTCTCGTCGTGTTTCGCCAGCACCTGATCGGCGACAAAGCGGCCCTCGCCATTCAGCTTACCCATGGCAACAACGCCCTGACCTTCAGCAAACAGGTCCGGCAGAATACCGACATAAATCACCGGCACCGAGGCACTGAAATCGGTCACCCGGAACTCCACCTCAAGGCTCTCCGGATCACGCACCACCGAGCCTTCTTCGACCATGCCACCGGCGCGAATGCGGACATCCACCGGTGCTTCTCCGGCAGAGATCTGGCTCGGGTCATAGAACAGGTTGATGTTCTGACGCAATGCGTAGGTGGTCAAACCGACCGCCACCGCGATACCTGCGATCAGGAACAGTACGATGGTCAGTCGTTTTTTTCGGATAGGATGCATTCAGTATCTGCCATTCAGTCTTGGGAAACTTTTACCCGGGTAAACGTCGCCGGTGTCGGTTGCGCCGAGCCGCGTCCGCTGTCGTCTGCGGTTTCGTGCACCCGGCGACAGGAATTCAGCACCGACCGGTGTCGACGCCATGACCAGACCATCATCGCCGTCACGAGCAGAAAAAAGACGCCGTAACAGGCCCAAACATAGGGGCCGTGGCCTTCCATGGCGATGAAGGCGGTTAACGAGTCGAATGCCATTTAACCAGCCCTCCGCGCCAGTACATGCTCTTTGACCCAGCGCGTGCGCTGCTCACGAACCAGGATTTCTGTTTGCATACGCAGGCAGGCAAGCCAGCCGAACAGCAGGTACAGGCCCAGGACCGACAGCAATAGTGGCACCCACATTTCTGCCGGCATCGACGGCTTTTCAGTCAGCTTGAACGTCGCAGGCTGGTGCAGGGTATTCCACCATTCCACGGAGTATTTGATGATAGGGATATTTACCACCCCGACCAATACCAGTACCGCGACCGCCCGGGCCGCCGATTTCTCATCATTGATGGCCCGATCCAGGGCGATTGCTCCGCCATAAAGAAACAGCAGGATCAGCATTGAGGTAAGCCGGGCATCCCAGATCCACCAGGTACCCCAGGTCGGTTTGCCCCAGACCGCACCCGTGAACAGGGCCAGAAAGGTCAGCACCAGGCCAACCGGAGCAACCGCCTTGACGAAGACATCGGCCAGTTTCATCCGCCAGACCAGGGTCACCACCGCGGCCGTCGCCATCATGATGTACACCGACTGCGCCAGGAACGCCGAGGGAACGTGAATAAAGATGATCCGATAACTGTTGCCCTGGAGGTAGTCCTTGGGTGCAAAGGCCAGGCCCCAGACCAGGCCCACGGCCAGCAAGGCCAGTGCACCTGCCAGCAACCACGGCATCAACCGGGTTGCGATCCCGAAGAACCATTTGGGCGAACCCAGTTTATGAAAAATCTGCCACATCAGACGGATACCCTAAACATCATCAATTATTCCTAGCTGTTCGACAGGCTGATTTTCAGCGCTGCCGCGGCTGCAAATGGTGCCAGTGTTATCGCCAGGACCAGAAACGCTCCCATCAGGGCCACGTATGCCCCGACCGGAGCGCCCTCCGTTGCTGCGGCCACTGTGCCGGTGCCAAAGATCAGCACCGGAATGTACAGTGGGATGATCAGCAGAGACAAGAGCACACCGGCTGAGCGCAGGCCCAGGGTCAATGCCGCGCCAATGGAGCCAATCAGGCTCAGCACCGGTGTTCCGATCAGCAGCGTTAGACACAAAACTGCGATGGAGTTCCCGTCCAGGTGCACCATCACGCCCAGTACCGGCGCTAACAGCACCAGCGGCAGGCCGGTCAGCACCCAATGCGCCAGGGTTTTCGCCAGCACCAGCAGGAACAGTGGCTGCGGCTGCAGTACCAACTGCTCAAGAGTGCCGTCATCAAAATCGTGGCGAAACAGGTGGTCCAGCGACAGCAGCACGGACAACAGCGCTGCCACCCACAGAATGCCGGCGCCCGCCTCGCGCAGAAATGACACTTCCGGGCTCACCCCCAGTGGGAACAGGGTCACCACCATGACGAAAAACAGCAGGGGATTGAGCAGATCCTGGCGCTGCCGGAAGGCCACTTTCATATCCCGGCTGAAGACCGCCCTCATGGCAGCAACTGTACTTACGGCAGATTCCTGATGTTTGATCAGTGGACGGGTTTCAGCATTCATTGCGGCGCCACCTCACCCAGCTTGATGCTGCGCATTCCCGGCAACTGCAAGTCATGGTGTGTGGTCACCACCACGGCCCCGCCCTCGGCGGCACGCTGCTGTAGCAATGCCTCAATGGCGCTGACGCCCTTGGCGTCGATGGCGGTGAACACTTCATCAAGCAACCACAGGGGCTCATCGGCGATCAGCAAACGAGCCAGGGCGACACGGCGCTGCTGGCCAGCGGACAGGCGGCGGCAGGGTACATCGTGAAAGCCATCGAGCCCGGTTCCAGACAGCGCCTGGCGCAGAACGGAATCGGCGACCGGGCGACGGGCGGCCACGAGGGCGCGCAAATTCTCCATCGGAGTCAGCAGCGCCTTTATGCCTGGGCGGTGCCCGAGGTACAGCACATTGCGCAGAAATTCCTCGCGGTGCCAGCTCCGGGACTTACCGCACCACAATAGCTCGCCGGACCAGGCATCGTTGAGGCCGGCCAGGATTCTCAGCAAGGTGGTTTTGCCGGTTCCGTTTGCCCCCTCGACACGGGTAACCGTACCGGGCAGTATGGAAAATGAAAGGTCACGGAACAGCATCCGCTCATCTCGTTCACACTGCAGATTGGTAGCCTGTAGGATCGGCTCAGACATCAGGGCCCCGTAACCAGGACGATGCGCGCGCACGCGGCATCGGATGCATTCAACACGGACAAGGCGGGTGCAGACATTTTTTCACGGCAAGACCCACCGGCGCGGCGTATTATAACGAAACCCCGGGCGGATTACTCTTGCCCGATACCAAATCGCCCGACACCAAACCAATTGCGATGAAACTACCGACTGGCCCACAGCCGCCCCAGCCTACTGTGCCCTCTTCCAGCTCGCAGCCTTCCAGCACGGCAGCGAGCCAGAAGGCCGTCGCCGATCTACCGGCTTCCGCCCGCCAGCAACTCGATGCGCTGCAGCTCGCCAACCGTCAAACCACCCTGGCCAGGGTCGCAGAAGTGATCAATCGCCAGGCCGGGGAACGCTCGGAACTGTTGCTCGATGTGCGTGGCAAATCCTTGACGGTGGACGCTGCCATCGGCAAAACCTCGCTGGAGCCAGGCGACTGGGTAAAGATCATGCGAGCCGGCAACGAACTTCAGCTAATGGGCAAGCTGGCTCCGGCCCAGGCCACCGTGGTCGCCAAGGCATTGGCCCAACACCTGCCCTGGCAACAAAACCTGGAGAGCGGCCTGAGCCGGATGATGGCCAGCCTGAACCAGGGTCTGAAGCCGGACCCGAGCCCCGGCCAACTACCTTCTGCTCGCGTGGCGCAACCGCTTCCTGAAGCTGCCCGCCAGAGCATTCAGCAGGTGCTGGCCAATCTGCCCACGGCCACCAGTCTGAAACCTGGCAGCGGAGGGCAGGAGCAGCCACTGCAGCAGGTCAAACAATGGATCGCCGAGAGTGGTGTGTTTGCCGAGTCCCGGCTGGCCCAGAACCCCTCGGCCACGGTGCCCGACCTGAAACTGGCCATTGGCCGTGTCATTACCGCCCTGCTGGCCCAACAGGGCCAGGGTCCGGAACAGTTCACCCGCATTACCCCGCTGGCCAGCCCGGAGCTGGTTCAGGCCCCGCTGCAATTCCCCCAGGCCATGACGCCCTC from Marinobacter sp. LA51 carries:
- the ccmE gene encoding cytochrome c maturation protein CcmE, producing the protein MHPIRKKRLTIVLFLIAGIAVAVGLTTYALRQNINLFYDPSQISAGEAPVDVRIRAGGMVEEGSVVRDPESLEVEFRVTDFSASVPVIYVGILPDLFAEGQGVVAMGKLNGEGRFVADQVLAKHDENYMPPEVADALAKSAKERAEYGAEYGAEYGAKDAEGSSNAPTY
- a CDS encoding BatD family protein, whose product is MVNRLVISAIRVLVLMAMATFLHAGELKVEPDRTRLYEGEVLTLTVTGSMKLDIDLSNLFNLDLSNLPSPDIEKVEPAFEVLGKNQRYNIRTVNNDMVGEITWTYQLAPQRSGKLTIPSLSFKDSTSKPVSIQVVSGSPPDQKVAASRDSFIELSADKAEVYVQEQLTMTIRLFFSGNLVRGELSEPEHPDAIIEPLGKQREYSRYRDGVRYRVVERRYALFPQQPGELTLPPIEFEGQARDASGKLIFLRDSEQLYPVPVNDVPAGYTGDTWLPASGLTLEETGLPESLQVETGENLTRNITLRAAGLPAEALPPLPELAPEGLRSYPEAPERKTDITPAGLASSLSQTRALVPVQSGPLTLPEMRITWWDTTTDSEQVAVIPAKTLQVGGATAQVNNSTAPSDTDNDTGAPDTSESGTSRNDGSGWQWLSLALAVLWLATLVLWWRARNTSNGRNSEPVEPDRDESALFEQLIQSARKGSASTPALLVQWANQRFAGKNFKTASDVMVGLNNATLSAELRRLQARLFAPGGDTAENWDGRALAKALQQVREQRKSEEPQGSELPPLYPDSLSA
- the ccmD gene encoding heme exporter protein CcmD — its product is MAFDSLTAFIAMEGHGPYVWACYGVFFLLVTAMMVWSWRRHRSVLNSCRRVHETADDSGRGSAQPTPATFTRVKVSQD
- the ccmA gene encoding cytochrome c biogenesis heme-transporting ATPase CcmA gives rise to the protein MSEPILQATNLQCERDERMLFRDLSFSILPGTVTRVEGANGTGKTTLLRILAGLNDAWSGELLWCGKSRSWHREEFLRNVLYLGHRPGIKALLTPMENLRALVAARRPVADSVLRQALSGTGLDGFHDVPCRRLSAGQQRRVALARLLIADEPLWLLDEVFTAIDAKGVSAIEALLQQRAAEGGAVVVTTHHDLQLPGMRSIKLGEVAPQ
- a CDS encoding DsbE family thiol:disulfide interchange protein, producing MKRFLLFLPLLIAVVLGVVLFAGIGKDPTKLESALIGKPVPAFNLEDLNTPETQLNETLFKGKVQLLNVWGTWCPACRDEHDDLMWLAEEQGVSIVGLNYKDNRDDALVWLDRLGNPYSTSIYDPRGTLGFDLGVYGAPETFVIDEQGVVRYRHVGVVNEKIWQETLLPVINDIRENG
- the ccmI gene encoding c-type cytochrome biogenesis protein CcmI — encoded protein: MTETFWIAATVLIILALAFVLYPVLFHSSAARERADFRNQNLMAYRSRMKELDAEYEAGVLDDDNYRQLKEELAGAMLDDVPDETVMGPALSGRKSAIAVGLVAILLVPVATYFLYQEWGAMDDVEQLITMQAMGQTDSARQNQMAELAEQLREKLEASPDNPDGWAMLGQSYMRLERYPAAASAFRRLSEYAPNENARAVALGLAAQAQFFDSRGALTAEVRAAIEAARDVNPDEVNALGLLGIHAFSQENYREAIKYWERIVAVAPDHPQLASIQGGIQEAYGRLGETPPSFETAEAEGPGVTVRVSLSEAFRDQVPADTVLFVFARGQGGAGGPPLAITRLTADALPAEVRLDDTKSMSPEAKISSAEAVMVTARLSRSGNAIAQPGDWQGSLEVPVVVSEEEGQPVELVIDQQLTQ
- the ccmB gene encoding heme exporter protein CcmB, with product MNAETRPLIKHQESAVSTVAAMRAVFSRDMKVAFRQRQDLLNPLLFFVMVVTLFPLGVSPEVSFLREAGAGILWVAALLSVLLSLDHLFRHDFDDGTLEQLVLQPQPLFLLVLAKTLAHWVLTGLPLVLLAPVLGVMVHLDGNSIAVLCLTLLIGTPVLSLIGSIGAALTLGLRSAGVLLSLLIIPLYIPVLIFGTGTVAAATEGAPVGAYVALMGAFLVLAITLAPFAAAAALKISLSNS
- a CDS encoding heme lyase CcmF/NrfE family subunit, with product MYPELGQLALILSLLLAVLLSVVPLVGSIAGRDNLQAFARPLASGMFVFVALAFAVLTHAFLTDDFSVAYVANNSNSLLPWYFKFSAVWGGHEGSLLLWILMLAGWTLAVAVFSRRLPSVVVSQVLSILGMVTVGFLLFILITSNPFDRLLPNVPADGSDLNPLLQDFGLIVHPPMLYMGYVGFAVAFAFAIAALINGRLDAAWARWSRPWTTVAWSFLSIGIALGSWWAYYELGWGGWWFWDPVENASLLPWLSGTALMHSLAVTEKRGVFKSWTVLLAIVTFALSLLGTFLVRSGVLTSVHAFASDPERGVFLLALLAVTVIASLTLYAFRAPVVHVRARYGSMSREIFLLLNNVMLVSATLLVAVGTLYPLVLDYLEMGKLSIGEPFFNITFSPLAVATGLLMGAGIFSRWKKTDGGWLGRKLLWPLAISLVVTAAVLVGYGGFTPWACAGVFTSVWVAVATFWDLWEKSASRKGRLHGLKRQSRSYYGMVLGHLGLAITMAGATVVSNYGIERDVRMVPGDVATVGDYQFVFRDIGERQGANFTAQYGSFDVLVDGEKIADLHPEKRQYSVGMSVMTEADIDAGLFRDIFVAVGERISDNAWAIRLQYKPLVRWLWLGAIFMAAGGFLAISDRRYRVRERSAQKSNAGVPSGNATESAGAVS
- a CDS encoding cytochrome c-type biogenesis protein produces the protein MVRFALVAVLLLLAPMASAQVADVYNFETTQQEQRFQDLIAELRCPKCQNQNIADSNSPISKDMRAEVYRRMRAGESNDEIVDALVNRFGEFILYRPQVEKRTILLWATPAIAVLGGLLVVIGVIVRSRRQTDETPELTAEEKARVAKILAEDDQDNRA
- a CDS encoding flagellar hook-length control protein FliK, translated to MPDTKSPDTKPIAMKLPTGPQPPQPTVPSSSSQPSSTAASQKAVADLPASARQQLDALQLANRQTTLARVAEVINRQAGERSELLLDVRGKSLTVDAAIGKTSLEPGDWVKIMRAGNELQLMGKLAPAQATVVAKALAQHLPWQQNLESGLSRMMASLNQGLKPDPSPGQLPSARVAQPLPEAARQSIQQVLANLPTATSLKPGSGGQEQPLQQVKQWIAESGVFAESRLAQNPSATVPDLKLAIGRVITALLAQQGQGPEQFTRITPLASPELVQAPLQFPQAMTPSPSPAPAASEPTTVGQMLRLLAGMLNRITVNQLHSQVLAARGGGDAPAPLTTVLLELPWVTPQNEPKVAQLRIDQHPDERNDKRDPKKAATSEWRLALAMDLDDAGPLHFDVALRQHSVSARVWAEKQSTLRQVNEELPLLRQSLTDLGLEVTDLECRRGSPEGSVTRLEHRLVDTRA
- the ccmC gene encoding heme ABC transporter permease CcmC — translated: MWQIFHKLGSPKWFFGIATRLMPWLLAGALALLAVGLVWGLAFAPKDYLQGNSYRIIFIHVPSAFLAQSVYIMMATAAVVTLVWRMKLADVFVKAVAPVGLVLTFLALFTGAVWGKPTWGTWWIWDARLTSMLILLFLYGGAIALDRAINDEKSAARAVAVLVLVGVVNIPIIKYSVEWWNTLHQPATFKLTEKPSMPAEMWVPLLLSVLGLYLLFGWLACLRMQTEILVREQRTRWVKEHVLARRAG